Proteins encoded together in one Salarchaeum sp. JOR-1 window:
- a CDS encoding biotin transporter BioY: MSTNHESVDLVGDQIVGNLARAALFAALTGVFAYVSFQLPVSSVPFTLQVLGVFLAGAFLGPVWGFAAMALYVVAGAVGVPVYAYGASGLGTLFGQWGGYLWSYPLAAAIVGYAAHGADGLRDLDAISLPRLVAGMAVATALIYAFGTVFFAYVGNVGLVEAALTAAVPFVPAELLKMGATVAAVRADGVTAA, translated from the coding sequence ATGAGTACGAACCACGAGTCGGTCGACCTGGTCGGCGACCAAATTGTCGGGAACCTCGCGCGGGCGGCGCTGTTCGCGGCGCTCACCGGCGTGTTCGCGTACGTCTCCTTCCAGCTCCCAGTGTCGAGCGTGCCGTTCACGCTCCAGGTGCTCGGCGTGTTCCTCGCGGGCGCGTTCCTCGGGCCGGTCTGGGGGTTCGCGGCGATGGCGCTGTACGTCGTCGCGGGCGCGGTCGGCGTCCCCGTCTACGCGTACGGCGCGAGCGGCCTCGGTACCCTGTTCGGACAGTGGGGCGGCTACCTCTGGAGTTACCCGCTCGCCGCCGCCATCGTCGGATACGCCGCACACGGCGCGGACGGCCTCCGCGACCTCGACGCCATCTCGCTCCCCCGGCTCGTCGCCGGGATGGCCGTCGCGACCGCCCTCATCTACGCGTTCGGCACGGTGTTCTTCGCGTACGTCGGGAACGTCGGACTGGTCGAAGCGGCGCTCACCGCCGCCGTCCCGTTCGTCCCCGCCGAGTTGTTGAAGATGGGCGCGACCGTCGCCGCGGTTCGCGCTGACGGCGTGACTGCCGCCTGA
- a CDS encoding conditioned medium-induced protein 4: MNEKTEELRDIFLDVTEEDTVTESQTETHGTLASDDEVDDRLRDTVDHMREALDFTTDLTTEEYVRVVRGFYADESDAAIARDLDTTPETVTRARLDLHLLTDTDLDAPFEFDVLDAALDDHDTLAGAADALGVSTSTVRRYRRVRDARRDIRRVNDRYRDEFEAILTDRELTDPLTESVQEDGLDEATEGQEMDVSL, encoded by the coding sequence ATGAACGAGAAGACCGAGGAACTCCGCGATATCTTCCTCGACGTCACCGAGGAGGACACCGTCACCGAGTCCCAGACGGAGACCCACGGCACTCTCGCCTCCGACGACGAGGTGGACGACCGACTCCGCGACACTGTTGATCACATGCGGGAGGCCCTTGACTTCACCACCGACCTCACCACCGAGGAGTACGTCCGCGTCGTCCGCGGGTTCTACGCCGACGAGTCCGACGCCGCCATCGCCCGCGACCTCGACACCACGCCCGAAACCGTCACTCGCGCCCGCCTCGACCTCCACCTCCTCACAGACACCGACCTCGACGCACCCTTCGAGTTCGACGTGCTCGACGCCGCCCTCGACGACCACGACACCCTCGCCGGGGCCGCGGACGCCCTCGGCGTCAGCACCAGTACCGTCCGCCGCTATCGCCGTGTCCGCGACGCCCGCCGCGACATTCGGCGCGTCAACGACCGCTACCGCGACGAGTTCGAAGCCATCCTCACCGACCGCGAACTCACCGACCCCCTCACGGAGAGCGTGCAGGAGGACGGCCTCGACGAAGCCACCGAAGGCCAGGAGATGGACGTCTCGTTGTAG
- a CDS encoding L-threonylcarbamoyladenylate synthase: MSLADATTAIEDGGLVVYPTDTVYGLAGDALDADAIERVFAAKGRDRSKPLSMGVGSVDAALDYVNASEREEAFMREFLPGAVTVVCEKRDAVPDALTGGKPTVGVRVPDHELALDFLDSAGPVTATSANRSGRSNARRATDLDPEIRDAARVVLDGGETEGGESTVVDADAGVIHRRGRDADRIDTWLEERA, encoded by the coding sequence ATGTCGCTCGCGGACGCCACCACCGCCATCGAGGACGGGGGCCTCGTCGTCTACCCGACGGACACCGTCTACGGCCTCGCGGGCGACGCCCTCGACGCCGACGCGATAGAGCGCGTGTTCGCGGCGAAGGGCCGCGACCGCTCGAAGCCGCTGTCGATGGGCGTCGGGAGCGTGGACGCCGCGCTCGACTACGTGAACGCGAGCGAGCGCGAGGAGGCGTTCATGCGCGAGTTCCTCCCGGGCGCGGTGACCGTGGTCTGCGAGAAGCGCGATGCCGTCCCGGACGCGCTCACCGGCGGGAAACCGACGGTGGGTGTTCGCGTGCCCGACCACGAGCTAGCGCTCGACTTCCTCGACTCGGCGGGGCCGGTGACGGCGACGAGCGCGAACCGGAGCGGCCGCTCGAACGCCCGGCGGGCCACCGACCTCGACCCCGAGATCAGGGACGCCGCCCGCGTGGTGCTGGACGGCGGGGAGACCGAGGGCGGGGAGAGCACGGTCGTGGACGCGGACGCGGGCGTGATCCACCGCCGCGGCCGGGACGCCGACCGAATCGACACCTGGCTAGAGGAGCGAGCGTAG
- a CDS encoding redoxin domain-containing protein has translation MDFDVVSLPEADHVEAGEHAPNFTRPLVNDEYWEDTSLTDLLDESPVVLVFHSMDGAFPATYAWQELSERELEQHGVQVVGLSISSPYEHKRTIEERGIEQYALFSDPANDVARKYGIEHDLDGMTGVEEPRPAVYVIDQDGTVTYAWVAEEWPDFPDYDEIEAAVDDL, from the coding sequence ATGGATTTCGACGTCGTGAGCCTCCCCGAGGCCGACCACGTGGAGGCGGGCGAGCACGCGCCGAACTTCACGCGCCCGCTCGTGAACGACGAGTACTGGGAGGACACATCGCTCACGGATCTCCTCGACGAGTCCCCGGTAGTGCTCGTGTTCCACTCGATGGACGGCGCGTTCCCGGCGACGTACGCGTGGCAGGAGCTCTCCGAGCGAGAACTCGAACAGCACGGCGTGCAGGTCGTCGGCCTCTCCATCTCGTCGCCGTACGAGCACAAGCGAACCATCGAGGAGCGCGGCATCGAGCAGTACGCGCTGTTCAGCGACCCCGCGAACGACGTGGCGCGCAAGTACGGTATCGAGCACGACCTCGACGGCATGACGGGCGTCGAGGAACCGCGTCCCGCGGTGTACGTCATCGACCAGGACGGAACCGTGACGTACGCGTGGGTCGCCGAGGAGTGGCCCGACTTCCCGGACTACGACGAGATCGAGGCCGCGGTCGACGACCTGTAG
- a CDS encoding glutathione S-transferase N-terminal domain-containing protein, translating into MSASEATPKPESADAEVLLYRLQACPFCERVVRKLDEYDIDYHSRFVEPLHSERDAVKRVVGARTVPAIIDENTGVAMAESGNIVQYLDRTYGEGGEN; encoded by the coding sequence ATGAGCGCGAGCGAAGCAACGCCGAAACCGGAGAGCGCGGACGCCGAGGTGCTGCTCTACCGATTGCAGGCGTGTCCGTTCTGTGAGCGCGTGGTGCGCAAACTCGACGAGTACGACATCGACTACCACTCCCGGTTCGTCGAACCCCTGCACTCGGAGCGCGACGCCGTAAAGCGCGTCGTCGGCGCGCGCACCGTCCCCGCTATCATCGACGAGAACACGGGCGTCGCGATGGCGGAGTCCGGAAACATCGTCCAGTACCTCGACCGGACGTACGGCGAGGGGGGTGAGAACTGA
- a CDS encoding hemolysin family protein has protein sequence MGLSPVLTPLVFGVTLGTDTYAALGVVAIIVLMALSAFFSSSEIAMFSIARHRIDALREDGVPGAEAVADLKEDPHRLLVTILVGNNLVNIAMSSLATALVGMYVTNSGVAVLVSTFGVTALVLLFGESGPKSYAVEHTESWSLRVAPFLKLSERVLYPLVVTFDYLTRLVNRVTGGRAAIETSYVSRDEIQEMIKTGEREGVIEEEEREMLQRIFRFNNTIAKEVMTPRLDVDAVPKDASVDEAIQTCVQSGHERLPIYEGSLDNVIGVVALRDLVRQHVYGEGDDVVLSDLLEPTLHVPESKNVDELLQEMQEERVGMVVVLDEFGTTEGLITTEDLIEEIVGEILEGEEEKPVTFVDDDSVLVRGEVNIDEVNDALGIELPEGEEFETIAGFIFNRAGRLVEEGETFDYEGVELCAETVENTRIMKARVSRVEEPDDDAESLETEAEQDA, from the coding sequence GTGGGTTTGTCTCCGGTACTGACACCGCTGGTGTTCGGCGTGACACTCGGGACTGATACGTACGCCGCGCTCGGCGTGGTTGCGATAATCGTCCTGATGGCGCTGTCGGCGTTCTTCTCGTCCTCCGAGATAGCGATGTTCTCCATCGCCCGTCACCGAATCGACGCGCTACGCGAGGACGGTGTTCCCGGGGCGGAAGCCGTGGCCGACCTCAAGGAGGATCCGCACCGCCTTCTCGTGACGATTCTCGTCGGGAACAACCTCGTGAACATCGCGATGTCCTCGCTCGCAACCGCCCTCGTCGGGATGTACGTCACGAACTCGGGAGTCGCAGTGCTCGTTTCGACGTTCGGCGTCACGGCGCTCGTCCTGCTGTTCGGGGAGTCCGGCCCGAAGTCGTACGCGGTCGAACACACGGAGTCGTGGTCGCTCCGCGTCGCGCCGTTCCTCAAGCTCTCCGAACGCGTCCTCTACCCGCTCGTCGTCACGTTCGACTACCTCACGCGGCTCGTCAACCGCGTCACGGGCGGGCGCGCCGCAATCGAGACCTCGTACGTGTCCCGGGACGAGATTCAGGAGATGATCAAGACCGGGGAGCGCGAGGGCGTCATCGAGGAGGAAGAACGGGAGATGCTCCAGCGCATCTTCCGGTTCAACAACACCATCGCGAAGGAGGTGATGACGCCGCGCCTCGACGTGGACGCGGTTCCGAAGGACGCGTCCGTCGACGAGGCGATTCAGACGTGCGTGCAGTCCGGCCACGAGCGCCTCCCGATCTACGAGGGAAGCCTCGACAACGTCATCGGGGTCGTCGCGCTCCGCGACCTCGTCCGCCAGCACGTCTACGGCGAGGGCGACGACGTGGTGCTCTCCGACCTCCTCGAACCGACCCTGCACGTCCCCGAGTCGAAGAACGTCGACGAACTACTACAGGAGATGCAGGAGGAGCGGGTCGGTATGGTCGTCGTGCTGGACGAGTTCGGCACGACTGAAGGACTCATCACGACTGAGGATCTCATCGAGGAGATCGTCGGCGAGATCCTCGAAGGAGAGGAGGAAAAGCCCGTGACGTTCGTTGACGACGACTCCGTGCTCGTGCGGGGCGAGGTGAACATCGACGAGGTGAACGACGCGCTCGGTATCGAACTCCCCGAGGGCGAGGAGTTCGAGACCATCGCTGGCTTCATCTTCAATCGCGCGGGCCGACTCGTGGAGGAGGGTGAGACGTTCGACTACGAGGGCGTCGAACTCTGCGCGGAGACGGTGGAGAACACTCGCATCATGAAGGCGCGCGTCTCCCGTGTCGAGGAACCCGACGACGACGCTGAGTCGCTCGAAACCGAGGCCGAACAAGACGCCTAG